Proteins found in one Aspergillus chevalieri M1 DNA, chromosome 2, nearly complete sequence genomic segment:
- a CDS encoding DUF3431 domain-containing protein (COG:S;~EggNog:ENOG410PV22;~InterPro:IPR021838;~PFAM:PF11913;~SECRETED:SignalP(1-22)) gives MRCGLRLLCCGLLVIFVPLYLLERHLHDLYNQYHAGDYVVDWWKYKQPSYKDVAAQTTPGDKVIVMAKLEEEQTNWVEEELPDWQRAIYIVNPSSTDEDILTTPVNKGHESMAYLTYVIDHYDKLPSTIAFLHSHRSGFLMAWHVDAPLHDNVAAMRALQTPFVQQNGYVNLRCNWNPGCKENHRHNKHITEEVWTEVFAGTSTPPLNASESASIATDLRFGQDQKYMLMPQFVGTACCAQFAVSRDQVHKRPREDYVKIRQWIIDTDKSDAVSGRVMEFLWHVIFGMESVYCPDEELCYCQVYGQC, from the exons ATGCGATGCGGACTACGATTACTATGCTGCGGTTTACTAGTCATCTTCGTCCCGCTATACCTCCTCGAGCGGCATCTTCACGATCTGTATAATCAGTATCACGCTGGAGATTATGTGGTTGATTGGTGGAAATACAAACAACCCAGCTACAAGGATGTGGCTGCGCAGACGACTCCCGGGGATAAGGTGATTGTCATGGCCAagttggaagaggaacagaCGAACTGGGTGGAGGAAGAATTGCCGGA CTGGCAACGTGCGATCTACATTGTGAACCCCTCGAGCACCGATGAAGACATACTCACAACACCCGTGAACAAGGGCCACGAGTCCATGGCCTATCTAACCTACGTGATCGACCACTACGACAAACTTCCCTCGACCATCGCCTTCCTCCATTCCCATCGCTCCGGTTTCCTAATGGCATGGCACGTGGATGCGCCACTCCACGACAACGTCGCCGCCATGCGCGCCCTCCAAACCCCTTTCGTCCAACAAAACGGCTATGTCAACCTCCGCTGCAACTGGAACCCGGGTTGTAAGGAAAATCACCGCCACAACAAGCACATCACGGAAGAAGTGTGGACGGAGGTCTTTGCGGGAACGAGCACCCCTCCGCTGAACGCTAGCGAGTCGGCCAGCATTGCGACTGATTTGCGATTTGGCCAGGATCAGAAATACATGCTGATGCCGCAATTCGTCGGTACTGCTTGTTGCGCGCAGTTCGCTGTGTCAAGAGATCAGGTGCACAAGCGTCCGAGGGAGGATTATGTCAAGATCCGGCAATGGATTATTGATACGGATAAGTCCGATGCTGTTAGTGGACGTGTTATGGAGTTTTTGTGGCATGTTATTTTTGGCATGGAGTCGGTTTA TTGCCCCGACGAGGAACTCTGCTACTGCCAAGTCTACGGACAATGTTAG